In one window of Nitrospirota bacterium DNA:
- a CDS encoding dihydroorotate dehydrogenase: MNLTVNIGKLKLKNPVMTASGTFGYGEEYSEFVDLNKLGAVVVKGLSLLPREGNPPPRIVETPAGMLNAIGLQNIGIENFIREKLSFLRQFDTSVIVNFFGDSIDEYAKAAERLSAVDGIHGLEMNISCPNKEADWRIFGTDPKGTFEVVSAVRKVTDLTLIVKLSPNVTDIALMAKVAEDAGADAVSLINTITGMAIDIKTKRPRLGNITGGLSGPAIKPIAVRMVYETFRAVKIPVIGMGGIMNSSDAIEFLLAGATAVAVGTANFINPSATNDIIKGIESFMAENNITDLNELTGGIKSPQIEMEASGAE; this comes from the coding sequence ATGAATCTTACGGTAAACATAGGAAAGCTGAAACTTAAAAACCCTGTTATGACCGCATCAGGGACCTTCGGCTATGGTGAGGAATACTCTGAATTTGTTGACCTCAACAAGCTCGGAGCAGTTGTTGTAAAAGGACTTTCCCTTTTACCCAGAGAAGGTAATCCCCCGCCTCGTATCGTAGAGACGCCTGCAGGGATGCTCAATGCCATTGGACTTCAGAACATAGGCATAGAAAATTTTATAAGAGAAAAACTTTCTTTTCTAAGACAATTTGATACATCTGTAATAGTTAATTTTTTTGGTGATTCCATTGACGAATATGCAAAAGCAGCAGAGAGATTAAGCGCTGTGGATGGAATACACGGACTTGAGATGAATATATCATGTCCTAATAAAGAAGCTGACTGGCGTATTTTCGGTACAGACCCAAAGGGGACTTTTGAGGTTGTCAGCGCAGTTCGGAAGGTGACAGATCTCACTCTTATTGTAAAGCTCTCACCTAATGTGACCGACATCGCACTTATGGCAAAGGTGGCAGAAGATGCAGGGGCTGATGCTGTTTCTCTGATAAACACCATTACGGGAATGGCTATTGATATAAAAACAAAGAGGCCAAGACTCGGAAACATAACAGGCGGGCTGTCAGGCCCCGCGATAAAACCAATTGCCGTTAGAATGGTCTATGAGACATTCAGGGCAGTTAAAATACCTGTTATCGGCATGGGCGGAATAATGAACTCCTCTGATGCCATTGAATTCCTGCTTGCAGGCGCAACAGCAGTCGCAGTCGGAACCGCAAATTTTATAAATCCATCCGCAACCAATGATATAATTAAAGGCATAGAATCCTTTATGGCAGAGAACAACATAACTGATTTAAACGAACTTACAGGCGGAATAAAGTCACCACAGATAGAGATGGAGGCATCAGGTGCAGAATAA
- a CDS encoding dihydroorotate dehydrogenase electron transfer subunit has product MSKYIRAKITENTPVNKGHNLLVLSSDNIQQHPLPGQFYMIGTDFSYDPLLKRPFSIFRETSSAEGGELQFLYRIKGKGTERMKEMKKGDTVNLFGPLGNGYPMPGKNFTPVLIAGGIGIASLFPLAEKLSGNIHFFYGARTSGELLMLNELKGLVKKELIISADDGSEGRKGTVVDALNVFLTSNPQLLTSNFLLYACGPSPMLEAVSKFAAEKGIKGYISMEENMACGVGACLGCAVKTKKGYKRVCKEGPVFEIGEIVW; this is encoded by the coding sequence TTGAGTAAATACATAAGAGCAAAAATAACAGAAAACACTCCTGTAAACAAAGGCCACAATCTTCTTGTCCTGAGTTCTGATAATATTCAGCAGCATCCGCTTCCGGGCCAATTTTATATGATCGGAACTGATTTTTCCTATGACCCATTACTCAAGCGTCCCTTCAGCATCTTTAGAGAAACATCATCCGCCGAAGGCGGAGAACTGCAGTTTCTCTACAGAATCAAAGGCAAAGGTACTGAAAGAATGAAAGAGATGAAAAAGGGAGACACCGTAAACTTGTTCGGGCCGTTAGGTAATGGATACCCGATGCCGGGCAAAAACTTTACTCCCGTTCTCATTGCAGGAGGTATAGGAATTGCGTCGCTATTCCCTCTTGCAGAGAAACTTTCAGGGAATATCCATTTTTTCTACGGGGCAAGGACAAGCGGTGAACTGCTCATGCTTAACGAATTAAAGGGGCTTGTTAAAAAGGAATTGATAATCAGCGCTGATGACGGCTCCGAAGGCAGGAAAGGAACGGTTGTAGATGCTTTAAATGTTTTCTTAACTTCTAACCCTCAACTTTTAACTTCTAACTTTTTGTTATATGCCTGCGGCCCATCACCAATGCTTGAGGCTGTCTCTAAATTTGCCGCAGAAAAAGGAATCAAAGGCTATATCTCTATGGAGGAAAACATGGCATGCGGTGTCGGAGCATGTCTGGGATGCGCGGTAAAAACAAAAAAAGGCTATAAAAGGGTATGCAAAGAAGGGCCTGTCTTTGAGATTGGTGAAATTGTATGGTAG